CCACCGCCCGGCCAGAAATACGTCGTCGGATCCTGACAGATGACCACGTCCGGCCGATAGCGACGGATCTGGCGCACCAGATCGGCCCGCAACCGCAAATCCGCCATCAGCTCCCCATCGTTATACCCCAGAAAGACGACCTCCTTGACGCCCAGTCGACGTGCCGCCTCTCGCTGCTCCTCCTCACGGATGGCCGCCAATCGCTCCGGCGTCATCTTTGGATCATTGCTCCCCTTATTGCCATTCGTGATCACGACGTACACGATCTCACAGCCATCCCGGGCCCACCTGGCGACGGTGCCACCGCAGAAGAACTCCGGGTCATCCGGATGGGCCATGATCACCATCACACGTCTCCGATTCTCGCTCATAGACCTCTCAACATCTCCTCTATGCCAGGAATGGAAGAACCCCTGCCCAAAGGCAGAGGTCTGCACCGAAGCGGATTGTACTAGAAACGGCAGGGCATGTCAATATCTCGTGCACGCGGTGATGTCTCACAAGTGCCACAGGTGTGCTTACCATGCTCTTTGTCACCGCAACGCTGCCATCCGTATCCCCACAACCCCAGGGCTTTTTCAAAGTCGGCGATATACGTGGCTTCATCTCCTGGCGCGGACAGCGGGAGGCACTGCCTTCTGTCACCCAAAAGGCCGAACTTGAGGAGCATGGTGGTCTCTCTGTCTAGTGTTGGTGATCCCACGGGAGACCATTTTGTGAGCAGCGCTGCATGAATGGCGCCTCCTGTGGGCTTTTTCCCAGACGGGGAATTTATCTGCAGGGGCGATTCATGAATCGCCCCTGCCCCAGCAACACCCATGAGGGAGACTACCAGGAGCACAGCCACACAAAAAGGCCCTGGAGTTTCCTCCAGGGCCTTTCCGTTCAACCGTGTCAGCCGATCAGGCCGTTACGGGGTCGCCGCGTTGTACCCAGCAGCCTGGTTGTTCCAGATCAGGTTCGCGATACCCACCAGCGGCTGATCGGACTCGACGACCACGACACCCGTCCAGTCGTTGGGCAGGTTCGCCAACGGCTCGCCGGGATCGGAGCTATAGCGGGTGTTCCAGCCCTGTGCACCGTTGCCCGGGATCACCATCTGAGCGGCGGGCACGGCCAACGTGCCGTCCGGGTTGTAGAAGCGGGTGGTCACCGTCGCGTTC
The Chloroflexota bacterium DNA segment above includes these coding regions:
- a CDS encoding PIG-L family deacetylase codes for the protein MSENRRRVMVIMAHPDDPEFFCGGTVARWARDGCEIVYVVITNGNKGSNDPKMTPERLAAIREEEQREAARRLGVKEVVFLGYNDGELMADLRLRADLVRQIRRYRPDVVICQDPTTYFWPGGGINHPDHRAAGEAAIAAVFPLARDRLNFPEQEREGLRPHKVEELYVSGTTQPDTWIDISETLEDKIQAILAHRSQIKEPEKLAERIREWAAQSDQGHPPFAEGFRKIVLR